From the genome of Dermacentor andersoni chromosome 3, qqDerAnde1_hic_scaffold, whole genome shotgun sequence:
GTGCGAAAAAGCTTATTCCCTGTCTGTGTGTCATGAGTCTAGCTACCACATAAGAACCGTTTTCGGTCTTAATCTTCTACATCTGCTGAATGTGCCGCAGATGTCGTCagacgttctttctttttcggatTCTGATGTGCCGTCGGGAATGCTAACGTTCCGCGTCAATTCCAGGCCCCAAGCCAAGTGCATACGCCACCAGCCGGTGAAACCCAGCCACCCCGTGAGCATCAAACTGGTGGTCACTCCACGCCATCGGCGGATAAAGGGCGCGGCTCACAGCGCTCGCCGAAGGCGAAGCAAAGGGCGACCGATGGCGAGCCGAAGCCTGAGCAGAAGATCGAATCCACTACGACGACGAAATGCGTTGTGATACCCGAGGCAATGCCGGAGTCCATCCTAGAACTCGGAgcggtgcagcagcagcagcaagatcCTGAGCCGAGGCAACAGGAAGTGCGCGGAGTGCTCAAGAAACGAAACCCGTCACTGCAGCCCAGCCTGGCCAGTCGCCGCGGCAGCACGTTTGCCAGGCAGCCGCTGTTGTCCCGTGCGTCGTTGGACAACGTGACGGAGCGGAGGAACCTCCTCGCACCACAGAATTCCCAGAGCGACTCTAGGGCACCCGCAGATAGGGTCTCAAGTTTGTGTAAGCGCTCGTCGGCACTCACTCACGTTCCAATTTTCgcccactcacacacacacaccgacacACTATGAACACCGTTCATAGCACTTAAGTCCCGCTTACCGTTGCCCGCTAACGCTCATACTCGAGTCCACTCCGAATCAACGGCACTCAttcacatacatacacacgtCCACTCACACTCGCTGACAGTCACTCGCCCTCATACTCAAATACACTCAAAATCACCGATGCTGGTCTTCACTCATACTCTGTTTAACTGGTGCTCACTTTCGTTTACACTTAGGTCCGTTTAACATTACCGTCACTCGCTTTCGTTCGTACTCACATTAACCGGCACTCGGTTTCGCTTATACTCTG
Proteins encoded in this window:
- the LOC129387281 gene encoding uncharacterized protein yields the protein MSLLVLPYRCRRLRAAAQIANGDKLTASYALELFPSTAQGSPLTSPEKKRDITVVPAGSSPACVSQQPTSSYTGTSSSQSPASAKSSTSLTDPSPSPKSCRSRHRRRHQAGTPLISKTTDFKAPSQVHTPPAGETQPPREHQTGGHSTPSADKGRGSQRSPKAKQRATDGEPKPEQKIESTTTTKCVVIPEAMPESILELGAVQQQQQDPEPRQQEVRGVLKKRNPSLQPSLASRRGSTFARQPLLSRASLDNVTERRNLLAPQNSQSDSRAPADRVSSLCFNGAEQQTSSLRVRA